The following coding sequences are from one Psychrobacter sp. AH5 window:
- a CDS encoding symmetrical bis(5'-nucleosyl)-tetraphosphatase, protein MSFRHQYVIGDLQGCYDAFQQLLITLDFDPNQDKLWFAGDIVARGEDSLNTLRDVKALCERGAAATVLGNHDINLIAVWRGAAKLKKKDKTAPIFMAEDSDELLNWLRHQPVLAYPDEQTVLVHAGIPPHWTIEQADGYAKELEEQLQSKKKKLDKLLPHLYSKTADAWHEDISGYTRLRAIANYFTRMRLCKQDGSLEFSFTASLDEAMPEDFMPWFSWQVPRTRKIIFGHWAALKGAVDLPHARAVDGGCVWGNYLLAYRLGDGKVITSSAHCPKP, encoded by the coding sequence ATGAGTTTTCGTCACCAATATGTCATTGGCGATCTACAAGGTTGCTATGATGCTTTTCAACAACTGCTAATCACTTTAGATTTTGATCCTAATCAAGATAAATTATGGTTTGCCGGCGATATAGTGGCGCGTGGTGAAGATTCGCTAAATACTTTACGCGATGTCAAAGCGCTGTGTGAGCGAGGCGCTGCTGCAACTGTCCTAGGCAACCACGATATCAACCTAATCGCTGTATGGCGCGGCGCGGCGAAACTTAAGAAAAAAGATAAAACCGCACCTATTTTTATGGCAGAGGACAGCGATGAGCTATTAAATTGGCTGCGTCATCAGCCAGTTTTGGCTTATCCAGACGAGCAAACGGTGCTGGTTCATGCTGGCATCCCTCCGCATTGGACTATTGAGCAAGCGGACGGCTATGCCAAAGAGTTAGAAGAGCAGTTGCAAAGTAAAAAGAAAAAATTAGATAAGCTGCTACCACATTTATATAGCAAAACCGCTGACGCTTGGCATGAGGATATCAGTGGCTATACTAGATTGCGCGCTATTGCCAATTACTTTACGCGTATGCGCTTGTGCAAGCAAGATGGTAGCTTGGAGTTTAGCTTTACCGCTAGTTTGGATGAGGCTATGCCAGAGGATTTTATGCCTTGGTTTAGCTGGCAAGTACCGCGTACTCGCAAGATAATCTTTGGTCATTGGGCGGCGCTCAAAGGAGCAGTCGATTTACCGCATGCCCGCGCGGTTGACGGCGGCTGTGTTTGGGGCAACTATTTGTTAGCTTATCGTTTAGGTGATGGCAAAGTTATCACCTCAAGCGCTCACTGCCCCAAGCCTTAA
- a CDS encoding site-specific recombinase, whose amino-acid sequence MSEIKRILQQITALSDVPEPSVLKRLVDELRVTDKEPALANQNMQTLIDLLRKHPEYGDGLASFVLKLIIQYRQIALYTDTGIMSDHGFFSSLRRLIGHRFLPLLPQEDSVVELVGYLFDKKTDERWLANIEKDKWDELVGLLKVKEEHLDLVATAKNSILNAIIILSYRVSGIGLHPDLMESYPQILNYSASFVAQNQEAVLFVNQYRQAHELDTLTDITPEQAVDSAPLLVMLEQCEDVVTTIRKRIYKTGISIRLTNMMMRLEQSLQRIRILTKLVSDDGQKRDRAIIELIQALIETASRRYSISYLIDNNTKLLSKKVTENASRVGEHYISTDKAGYQKMFKKASIGGFVIAFMATLKISAYHLALAPIGRAFVNSMIYGLGFVFIHVIHGTVATKQPAMTAAAIASTISDGSGKKSHQLTKLSELVVDILRTQFIAIMGNIMLAMPVALLISFAWLQYSGVPMIDNNKAASLLHDLDPFRSLALPHAAIAGVYLFLSGLIAGYYDNLAVYNNIGARIQRHGLLKFLLPKSWLIRLGGFVEANLGAIMGNFLFGVFLGSTATIGYIFGLPIDIRHIAFASANLAHGLFNIAAVDISWSLILVSILGVALIGIVNLMVSFSLALFVALRSKEVRFFEWGRLTRLVFGHVISHPSDFFWPRPKPMSYARIDRQGHMIFEDSSAQKSNHAMPSNYVIRRLSDVKISPEIVQSVAKQNTDIHYDNRPSEAHATSLATENKSTPSPSSNSSSTNSAPSNTATALKKVVDLDDGLNDEELNSVPYSNDIQYEQTNKNQQSATMIDGEEKANAKTPLPKPKKPPKLPY is encoded by the coding sequence GTGTCTGAAATAAAACGTATTTTACAGCAGATCACCGCTTTAAGCGATGTTCCTGAGCCCTCAGTACTCAAGCGCTTGGTCGATGAGCTGCGGGTGACAGATAAAGAGCCTGCCCTCGCCAATCAAAATATGCAAACGCTCATTGATCTATTACGCAAGCATCCAGAGTATGGTGATGGGCTGGCAAGCTTTGTGCTAAAGCTTATTATTCAGTATCGCCAAATTGCCTTATATACTGATACTGGCATCATGTCAGACCATGGGTTTTTTAGTAGTTTACGGCGTTTGATAGGCCATCGATTTTTACCTTTGTTGCCACAAGAGGATTCTGTGGTTGAATTAGTCGGCTATCTGTTTGATAAAAAGACGGATGAGCGGTGGCTTGCTAATATCGAAAAGGATAAATGGGATGAGTTAGTGGGTTTGCTCAAAGTCAAAGAAGAGCATTTAGACTTAGTCGCAACTGCCAAAAACAGTATATTAAACGCCATTATTATTTTATCTTATCGGGTCAGCGGTATCGGTTTACATCCTGATTTGATGGAGTCTTATCCACAAATACTGAACTATTCAGCCTCTTTTGTGGCGCAAAACCAAGAAGCAGTACTGTTTGTCAATCAATATCGCCAAGCCCATGAGCTAGATACTTTAACGGATATCACCCCTGAGCAAGCGGTAGATTCTGCGCCGCTCCTAGTCATGTTAGAGCAGTGTGAGGATGTAGTGACGACCATCCGCAAACGTATTTATAAGACCGGTATCTCTATCCGTCTGACCAATATGATGATGCGCCTTGAGCAAAGTTTGCAGCGTATTCGAATTTTGACCAAGCTAGTCTCAGATGATGGGCAAAAGCGTGATCGTGCGATAATTGAGCTGATTCAAGCGCTTATTGAAACGGCCAGTCGTCGTTACAGTATTAGCTACCTGATCGACAATAATACTAAGCTACTATCCAAAAAAGTCACTGAAAACGCTAGCCGCGTTGGCGAGCATTATATTAGTACCGATAAAGCGGGCTATCAAAAAATGTTCAAAAAAGCCTCAATTGGCGGTTTTGTCATTGCCTTTATGGCGACTTTGAAAATATCGGCTTATCATCTTGCTTTGGCACCGATAGGCCGCGCCTTTGTTAACAGCATGATTTATGGTTTAGGCTTTGTCTTTATTCACGTCATCCATGGCACGGTTGCGACCAAACAGCCAGCGATGACCGCAGCAGCCATTGCCTCTACTATCTCAGATGGCTCCGGCAAAAAATCTCATCAGCTCACTAAATTGTCTGAATTAGTCGTCGATATTTTACGCACACAGTTTATTGCGATCATGGGTAATATTATGCTGGCGATGCCAGTGGCCCTTCTCATCTCTTTTGCTTGGTTACAGTACAGCGGCGTGCCCATGATTGATAATAATAAAGCGGCCAGCCTACTACATGACCTTGACCCGTTTCGCTCTCTAGCCTTACCTCACGCGGCTATTGCTGGGGTTTATTTATTTTTATCCGGTCTCATTGCTGGTTACTATGATAATTTAGCCGTTTATAACAATATAGGGGCTCGAATTCAGCGCCATGGCTTACTCAAATTTTTATTACCTAAGTCTTGGCTCATTCGCTTAGGCGGTTTTGTGGAAGCCAACCTTGGCGCTATCATGGGTAACTTTTTATTTGGGGTATTTTTGGGTAGTACCGCAACTATTGGTTATATCTTTGGCTTACCTATCGATATTCGCCACATTGCTTTTGCCTCTGCTAACCTTGCGCATGGCTTATTCAATATTGCTGCAGTGGATATCAGTTGGTCATTGATACTGGTCTCTATCCTTGGGGTAGCACTGATAGGTATCGTCAATTTGATGGTGAGCTTTTCGCTAGCTTTGTTTGTGGCACTGCGCTCAAAAGAGGTACGTTTCTTTGAATGGGGTCGACTCACACGGCTTGTCTTTGGTCATGTTATCAGCCATCCTTCTGACTTTTTTTGGCCACGTCCTAAACCGATGAGTTATGCTCGTATTGATAGACAAGGTCACATGATATTTGAGGATAGCTCAGCACAAAAAAGCAATCATGCTATGCCTAGTAACTATGTGATAAGACGATTATCCGATGTTAAAATATCGCCGGAGATTGTTCAATCAGTAGCCAAACAAAACACTGATATTCATTATGATAATCGGCCATCCGAGGCGCATGCTACGTCTTTAGCTACTGAAAACAAATCAACGCCTAGTCCTTCAAGTAATAGCTCTTCAACTAATAGCGCTCCAAGCAATACGGCTACCGCGCTGAAAAAAGTTGTCGATTTAGATGATGGACTAAATGATGAAGAGCTTAATAGCGTGCCTTATAGCAATGATATTCAATATGAACAAACCAATAAGAACCAGCAGTCAGCAACTATGATTGATGGAGAAGAAAAAGCTAATGCCAAAACACCGCTACCTAAACCGAAAAAGCCGCCTAAATTACCTTATTAA
- a CDS encoding acyl-CoA dehydrogenase C-terminal domain-containing protein yields MSVYNAPLNDMRFILTDVFRAHEFWQSNDKLAHVDMDTVDMILEEMAKLSKNVLLPINRTGDEEGATFEGDGVVTTPTGFKEAYKQYAESGWVGLSGDPEYGGQGFPKMVTMLTEEMIFTANQSFALYPNLTVGATLCMNAAASEEQKETYLEKMYSGEWSGTMCLTEPHAGTDLGIIKTKAVPNDDGSYNISGTKIFITGGEHDLTENIIHLVLAKTPNAPEGSKGISLFIVPKFLVNEDGSLGERNTLAVGSIEHKMGIKASATCVMNFDDAKGWMVGAENTGLSSMFVMMNYERVTMGLQGLGGSELAYQNAAIYANDRGQGRSDTQLQSPEKPADAIIHHADVRRMLLNAKANSEASRCFAMYVAKNLDAEKFSDDPEVAQAAAARVALLTPVAKAFLTDKALEATIDCQQVFGGHGYVREWGMEQIVRDTRIAQIYEGTNGIQALDLLGRKVARNNGKYIAHFLSEIRDFVNNMKAEHGVKQATLEAADKIESLTNTVLANISERKNEINGCAVDYMHAFGYLCYSYMFAMMVEAANGKEGEFYTNKAKLADYFVGRILPRIDAHVQMVEAGSDPMMNFDLDYFAVANS; encoded by the coding sequence ATGTCTGTTTATAATGCTCCGCTTAATGACATGCGCTTTATCTTAACCGACGTCTTTCGTGCCCATGAGTTTTGGCAAAGTAATGATAAGCTTGCTCACGTTGACATGGACACAGTCGATATGATCTTAGAAGAGATGGCAAAATTGTCCAAAAACGTCTTATTGCCAATCAACCGTACTGGCGATGAAGAAGGCGCAACTTTTGAAGGTGACGGCGTAGTGACCACACCTACTGGCTTTAAAGAAGCTTATAAGCAATACGCTGAGTCAGGCTGGGTAGGACTAAGCGGCGATCCTGAATATGGTGGTCAGGGATTTCCAAAAATGGTCACTATGCTGACCGAAGAGATGATCTTTACCGCTAACCAATCTTTTGCCCTCTACCCTAACCTTACCGTTGGCGCTACCCTTTGTATGAATGCTGCGGCCAGTGAAGAGCAAAAAGAGACTTATTTAGAAAAAATGTACAGCGGTGAATGGTCCGGTACCATGTGCCTAACTGAGCCGCATGCTGGTACCGATTTAGGTATTATTAAAACCAAAGCCGTGCCTAACGATGATGGTAGCTATAATATCTCTGGTACCAAGATTTTCATTACTGGCGGTGAGCATGATTTAACCGAGAATATTATTCATTTAGTATTAGCCAAAACGCCAAACGCACCAGAGGGCTCAAAAGGCATCTCATTATTTATCGTACCCAAATTCTTGGTCAATGAAGATGGCAGCTTAGGTGAGCGTAACACCTTAGCGGTGGGCTCTATTGAGCATAAAATGGGTATTAAAGCTTCAGCCACTTGTGTGATGAATTTTGATGACGCCAAAGGCTGGATGGTTGGCGCCGAAAATACTGGCTTATCTTCCATGTTCGTCATGATGAACTACGAGCGCGTGACTATGGGCTTACAAGGTCTTGGCGGCTCTGAGCTGGCTTACCAAAACGCCGCTATCTATGCCAATGATCGCGGTCAAGGTCGTAGCGATACTCAACTACAAAGCCCTGAAAAACCAGCGGATGCTATTATCCACCATGCTGATGTGCGCCGCATGTTACTCAATGCTAAGGCAAACTCTGAGGCGTCACGCTGCTTTGCGATGTATGTGGCAAAAAATCTTGATGCCGAAAAATTCAGCGATGATCCAGAAGTGGCTCAAGCAGCAGCGGCTCGAGTAGCATTATTGACGCCAGTAGCCAAAGCCTTTTTAACCGATAAAGCGCTTGAGGCAACCATTGATTGCCAGCAAGTCTTTGGTGGTCATGGTTACGTGCGCGAATGGGGTATGGAGCAGATCGTTCGTGATACACGTATTGCCCAGATTTATGAAGGCACCAATGGTATTCAGGCATTAGATTTATTGGGCCGAAAAGTGGCGCGTAATAATGGGAAATACATTGCTCATTTCTTGAGTGAGATTCGTGACTTCGTTAATAATATGAAGGCAGAGCACGGCGTTAAGCAAGCGACCTTAGAGGCGGCTGATAAGATTGAGAGTCTAACCAATACCGTATTGGCTAATATCAGTGAGCGCAAAAACGAGATTAACGGCTGCGCGGTTGACTACATGCATGCCTTTGGTTATCTATGCTACTCGTACATGTTTGCCATGATGGTTGAAGCGGCTAATGGCAAAGAAGGTGAGTTTTATACCAATAAAGCCAAACTTGCCGATTACTTTGTTGGTCGTATCTTGCCGCGCATCGACGCGCATGTGCAGATGGTAGAAGCAGGTAGCGACCCGATGATGAATTTTGATCTTGATTATTTCGCTGTCGCTAATAGCTAA
- a CDS encoding acyl-CoA dehydrogenase C-terminal domain-containing protein, translating to MQYKAPIRDMKFVMHELLDSTAHFQKLPEYAHIEADIVDSYLETAASFAENELSPLNQSGDAEGCHFENGVVTTPKGFKEAYKQYCELGFTSLTAEEEFGGQNMPMSLNSAISEFMGTANWSFGMYPGLSEGCVSTLEHHGTDEQKNKYLPKLVSGEWTGVMCLTEPQCGSDLNLVRTKAEPNEDGSYSIKGSKIWISAGEHDMSENIIHIVLARLPNAPEGTKGLSLFVVSKYLVNDDQSLGERNAVSCGSIEHKMGIKASATCVMNYDGAIGWLIGEENRGLNAMFTFMNVARIGTAIQGVAAAQFAFQGGLAFATDRLAFRSLEGAKYPDKPADPIIVHPAVRDMLLTTKAFAEGGRALIGYMSQFADIVAKGEGEAQEYANQMLSLLTPIGKAFLTETGLEAAGHGVQVMGGSGFCTEYGLEQNVRDSTISTIYEGTTQIQSLDLIGRKILGSKGKLLANFIKVISDFCEANKDNSDMTPFIEPLVKHIKQWGELTEEIAAQAEKDPQAVGGAAVDYMYFSGYVTQAYLWARMALIAQTEIANGNSEKAFYDAKVKTAQFFFTKLLPRTSTYAQRISTGTEPYMSMDVEQFAF from the coding sequence ATGCAATATAAAGCCCCTATTCGTGATATGAAATTTGTTATGCATGAGCTTTTAGATAGCACCGCTCACTTTCAAAAACTACCAGAATATGCCCATATCGAAGCCGATATCGTTGATAGCTATTTAGAAACGGCAGCAAGTTTTGCTGAAAACGAGTTATCACCACTAAACCAAAGCGGTGACGCTGAAGGCTGTCACTTTGAAAACGGCGTAGTCACGACGCCTAAAGGCTTTAAAGAAGCTTATAAGCAGTACTGCGAGCTTGGCTTCACCTCGTTAACCGCTGAAGAAGAGTTCGGTGGCCAAAACATGCCTATGTCGCTCAATTCAGCTATTTCTGAATTTATGGGTACAGCAAACTGGTCGTTTGGCATGTATCCAGGGCTATCAGAAGGCTGCGTCTCAACCCTTGAGCATCACGGTACTGATGAGCAAAAAAATAAATATCTACCAAAACTTGTCTCAGGCGAATGGACTGGAGTGATGTGTTTGACTGAGCCGCAGTGTGGCTCTGATCTAAACTTAGTGCGCACCAAAGCTGAGCCTAATGAGGATGGTAGTTATAGCATCAAAGGCAGCAAAATCTGGATCTCAGCAGGTGAGCACGATATGTCTGAGAACATTATTCATATCGTTTTAGCGCGCCTGCCAAATGCGCCAGAAGGCACTAAAGGCTTATCTTTATTTGTGGTCTCAAAGTACCTGGTCAATGACGACCAAAGCTTAGGCGAGCGTAATGCTGTCTCTTGTGGTTCTATTGAGCACAAAATGGGTATCAAAGCCTCAGCGACTTGTGTGATGAATTATGATGGCGCTATTGGCTGGTTGATCGGCGAAGAAAACCGCGGCCTAAACGCTATGTTTACTTTTATGAACGTGGCGCGTATCGGTACGGCGATCCAAGGCGTTGCTGCCGCTCAGTTCGCTTTTCAGGGCGGCCTAGCTTTTGCTACTGATCGCTTAGCATTTCGCTCATTAGAGGGCGCTAAATATCCAGACAAGCCTGCCGATCCTATCATTGTACATCCAGCGGTTCGTGATATGTTATTAACTACCAAAGCTTTTGCTGAGGGTGGCCGCGCGCTTATCGGTTATATGTCGCAGTTCGCTGATATCGTTGCTAAAGGTGAAGGCGAAGCACAAGAATATGCCAATCAGATGCTCTCTTTATTAACGCCAATCGGTAAAGCTTTCTTGACTGAGACCGGTTTAGAGGCAGCAGGTCATGGTGTACAAGTCATGGGCGGTAGCGGTTTTTGTACCGAGTATGGTTTAGAGCAAAACGTCCGCGACTCTACTATCTCTACTATTTATGAAGGCACCACGCAGATTCAATCGCTTGATTTGATTGGCCGTAAAATCTTAGGCTCAAAAGGCAAATTGCTTGCCAACTTTATCAAAGTCATTAGCGATTTTTGTGAAGCCAATAAAGACAATAGCGATATGACTCCATTTATTGAGCCACTCGTGAAGCACATCAAGCAATGGGGCGAGTTGACCGAAGAGATTGCTGCTCAAGCTGAAAAAGATCCACAAGCGGTAGGCGGCGCAGCGGTTGACTATATGTATTTTAGTGGTTATGTCACTCAAGCTTATCTATGGGCGCGTATGGCTTTGATCGCGCAAACTGAGATTGCTAATGGTAATAGCGAAAAAGCGTTCTATGATGCTAAAGTGAAGACGGCGCAGTTCTTCTTCACCAAATTGCTACCACGTACTAGCACTTACGCCCAGCGTATCAGCACTGGTACTGAACCTTACATGAGTATGGATGTTGAGCAATTTGCTTTTTAA
- a CDS encoding EAL domain-containing protein: MFTPLSSSNKNQLLAHYCERSNQAIFILDADKRYLSINDAYEKLTGYSEAILLGQPFGIFAIKFLTAYEAKLLKKLNERLDNNDIYEQSFTLPRRDGQIINYTIVFQRFIINKKSFFVGSVNRLSNKLVAQKTVDFESNSQPSQLTRLADNPLVGLSLGQLVLSQAIANDEFEAFYQPKYRLDTDTIVGFEALVRWQHPTRGLLSPRHFIDEIVYYDLSFALFCKLSAQVAQLLADWQAMELPQYLSINADAGEFSHPDFNKTVSQLLDTYNIAPYRLHIEMTESSLMPSGEDIKQRLIELKQSKICLALDDFGTGYSSLSYLQDYPFDFIKIDKTFISELTSNKTQQAIVKAILDLSSALGMQTVAEGIETEQQYRLLQQMGCQYGQGYWLGRPVSAKAATQLLQ, encoded by the coding sequence GTGTTTACCCCTTTATCTTCGTCTAATAAAAATCAGTTGTTAGCGCACTATTGCGAGCGCTCAAATCAAGCTATCTTTATTTTGGATGCTGATAAACGTTATCTATCAATCAATGACGCCTACGAAAAGCTTACAGGCTACAGTGAAGCTATTTTGTTAGGTCAACCTTTTGGCATTTTTGCTATTAAATTTTTGACAGCTTATGAAGCTAAACTGCTAAAAAAACTCAATGAGCGCTTAGACAATAACGACATCTATGAGCAAAGCTTTACTTTACCTAGAAGAGATGGCCAAATTATTAACTATACTATTGTTTTCCAGCGATTCATTATTAATAAAAAGTCCTTTTTTGTGGGCTCAGTAAACAGACTATCAAATAAGCTAGTAGCGCAAAAAACAGTAGATTTTGAGTCCAACTCTCAACCTTCACAGCTCACGCGTCTAGCTGATAACCCATTAGTTGGTTTGAGCTTAGGACAGCTTGTGCTCAGTCAAGCTATTGCTAATGACGAATTTGAAGCCTTTTATCAGCCAAAATATCGACTAGATACCGATACTATCGTTGGCTTTGAAGCATTGGTACGCTGGCAGCATCCGACTCGCGGCCTACTATCGCCAAGACATTTTATCGATGAGATTGTTTACTACGACTTATCCTTCGCTTTATTTTGCAAATTATCCGCACAGGTCGCTCAGCTATTAGCTGACTGGCAGGCTATGGAACTACCTCAGTATCTCAGTATCAATGCTGATGCTGGCGAATTTAGCCATCCTGATTTTAATAAAACCGTCAGTCAATTGTTAGATACCTATAATATTGCCCCTTATAGACTACATATCGAGATGACAGAATCCTCACTAATGCCAAGCGGCGAGGATATAAAACAGCGGCTTATTGAGCTTAAACAGTCCAAGATTTGCTTGGCTCTTGATGATTTTGGCACAGGCTATTCCTCGCTTAGCTACTTACAAGATTATCCTTTTGACTTTATAAAAATTGATAAAACATTTATCTCAGAGCTAACTTCAAATAAAACTCAACAAGCTATTGTCAAAGCTATATTAGACCTATCATCAGCTTTAGGGATGCAAACTGTCGCTGAAGGAATTGAGACTGAGCAGCAATATAGGCTACTACAACAGATGGGCTGTCAATACGGTCAAGGCTATTGGCTAGGTCGTCCTGTCAGTGCAAAGGCAGCGACGCAGCTACTCCAATAA
- a CDS encoding 16S rRNA (uracil(1498)-N(3))-methyltransferase: MRRFFYATNTDEYPQLSTRALGDSVELTEAITHHWCRVLRANINDKGILFDGFGGEYQVQLQSIRKKQATATLLSYHDDNRTAPIRTKIGLVVSRGERMDYAIQKSTELGVTAIQLLSSQHGEVNLKPAQVEKKLAHWQQIAIAACEQCGLNRPPLILAPMPLNQWLSQESYAIKEDHTANSHALASVVSPIVSILSHDHYYQILNSSADLRLQLSVPAKDQPKMPTALKSVLAKDEPYLELLIGPEGGLSKEECEQAERQGFLPWQIGERVLRTETAPVIALATLQALSQLSAY, from the coding sequence GTGCGACGTTTTTTTTATGCCACCAATACTGACGAATATCCACAGCTTAGCACGCGAGCGCTTGGCGATAGTGTGGAGTTGACCGAAGCTATCACCCATCATTGGTGCCGAGTGCTGCGAGCTAATATTAATGATAAAGGAATATTGTTTGACGGGTTTGGCGGCGAGTATCAAGTTCAGCTACAAAGTATCCGTAAAAAACAAGCAACCGCCACTCTACTCTCTTATCATGATGACAATCGTACTGCCCCAATTCGCACTAAAATTGGCTTGGTGGTGAGCCGCGGCGAGCGTATGGACTATGCCATTCAAAAATCAACCGAGCTTGGCGTGACTGCAATTCAGCTGCTTAGCAGTCAGCACGGCGAGGTCAACCTAAAACCGGCGCAAGTAGAAAAGAAACTCGCTCATTGGCAACAAATAGCGATTGCTGCTTGCGAGCAATGCGGACTCAATCGGCCACCGCTGATCTTAGCGCCTATGCCGCTTAATCAGTGGTTATCTCAAGAGTCTTATGCGATAAAAGAGGACCACACCGCAAATAGCCATGCCTTAGCTAGTGTCGTCAGCCCTATAGTTTCTATACTGAGCCATGACCATTATTATCAGATACTCAATAGCTCAGCAGATTTGCGTCTACAATTGAGTGTACCGGCAAAAGATCAACCCAAAATGCCCACTGCTCTCAAATCGGTACTGGCTAAAGACGAGCCCTACCTTGAGCTGCTTATTGGCCCTGAGGGCGGCTTGAGTAAAGAGGAATGCGAGCAAGCTGAGCGACAAGGATTTTTGCCTTGGCAAATAGGAGAGCGAGTATTGCGTACCGAGACTGCGCCAGTGATAGCTTTGGCTACTCTACAAGCTTTGTCGCAACTGTCGGCATACTAA
- the metF gene encoding methylenetetrahydrofolate reductase [NAD(P)H] — protein MMSKPAFSFEFFPAKTEQGHEKLIATFDELNKLSPTYFSVTYGAGGSTRDRTLNIVQALLERSDTPVAPHISCIGDDKAEIAELLDLYKGLGIDRLVALRGDLPSGQVGMGELPFALDLVKFIREYSGDHFHIEVAAYPEMHPQAKSFLFDIDNLVNKYKAGANSAITQFFYNADSYLYLRDALELRGIDTAEKPLVAGIMPITNSSNLVRFADSCGADIPRYVRRQLADFGDDRKAIREFGFEVVYRLCERLIAEGVPAMHFYSMNKVEPNKRLVEALGLVSETLAAQTAVQTLSSETLVV, from the coding sequence ATTATGAGTAAGCCTGCTTTCTCCTTTGAGTTTTTCCCTGCCAAAACTGAGCAAGGACATGAGAAGCTAATCGCTACTTTTGATGAGCTTAATAAGTTATCTCCGACTTATTTTTCAGTGACTTATGGCGCTGGCGGCTCGACTCGTGATCGTACTTTAAATATCGTTCAGGCGTTACTTGAGCGCAGCGATACGCCAGTGGCTCCGCATATCTCCTGCATCGGTGACGATAAAGCTGAGATTGCTGAGCTACTTGATCTGTATAAAGGCTTGGGTATCGATCGTTTAGTAGCGCTACGTGGCGACTTACCCTCAGGTCAGGTAGGTATGGGCGAGCTACCGTTTGCCTTGGATTTAGTCAAATTTATCCGTGAGTATTCAGGTGATCATTTCCATATCGAAGTTGCCGCTTATCCTGAGATGCACCCACAAGCTAAGAGCTTTTTATTTGACATTGATAACTTAGTCAATAAATATAAAGCGGGTGCTAATTCAGCGATTACTCAATTCTTTTATAACGCCGATAGTTATCTGTACCTGCGTGATGCTCTTGAGCTGCGCGGTATCGATACTGCTGAAAAGCCTTTGGTAGCTGGCATTATGCCGATTACTAACTCAAGTAATCTTGTGCGTTTCGCCGATAGCTGCGGTGCTGATATTCCGCGCTATGTGCGTAGGCAGTTAGCGGACTTTGGTGATGATCGCAAAGCCATTCGTGAGTTTGGTTTTGAGGTCGTTTATCGTCTTTGTGAGCGTTTGATTGCTGAGGGCGTGCCTGCTATGCATTTTTATAGCATGAACAAGGTTGAGCCAAACAAGCGATTGGTTGAAGCTTTAGGCCTAGTTTCTGAAACTTTGGCTGCTCAAACAGCTGTTCAAACTTTGAGCTCTGAGACTTTAGTAGTATAA